A window of Paremcibacter congregatus contains these coding sequences:
- a CDS encoding Hint domain-containing protein, with amino-acid sequence MKNLMSFLFIVLVFLTTTAFKDSQHTKDKLLEKHAEAVRKVVAEMPPVVPQSLDFRKKHHYDFYRTTLLLSGKTPKSHPNIFKTLEKARDLHKKSGPPDHKRALYEQQGNKIVNITEGGYQIGPIQLITSFGNRPSTRTYDTTAISSIPKNPVVSQLHLGVYDQDGHIQGQLVSNTQNYSGTDQTLSTNGTLDASDLEARSISTFFWEDQNGAPHHGMVYASSSISPPTVIDPGNPKDVNGDGIIKLCLARQATDCDYQPAGGSGSNVIMPINGSITYADPIDIPITSSNSYSLITIANPDPKDGGGCHIIKSTTDFFSNATVNGAVLTWNLQPAHFEPANGCLVRNSNANYTFNVMIQNNNLPVYVSITDTPGVSPDPYTKIIAPMQVWYSCVAEGTQITLADGTTKKIENVVADDKIFIDSEGRVMTVKTTVKGKEENIFRLTTASGKILRVTGGHAIPTDSGVILAKNLITGNQVESIKGFEELTSIQKEPYSGNVYNLILGTETDLIKATQSNTTFYANGIRIGDAQMQFTYGNSQINYTALTEDEVLEKLPEAWHPDFHSDKQHESTNLIKNP; translated from the coding sequence ATGAAAAATCTAATGTCCTTTCTATTTATTGTATTAGTGTTTCTCACAACAACGGCCTTTAAAGACTCTCAGCATACAAAAGACAAACTTCTAGAAAAGCACGCTGAAGCCGTCAGGAAAGTCGTGGCAGAAATGCCGCCTGTTGTACCACAATCCTTGGATTTCCGAAAAAAACATCATTATGACTTTTACCGCACAACACTATTGCTCAGCGGAAAAACACCTAAATCCCACCCGAATATTTTCAAAACACTTGAAAAAGCCCGCGATCTTCATAAAAAATCCGGCCCACCAGATCATAAACGCGCTCTTTATGAACAACAGGGCAACAAAATTGTCAATATTACTGAGGGGGGGTACCAAATTGGCCCCATTCAACTCATCACTTCTTTTGGCAACCGTCCCAGCACGCGGACTTATGACACCACGGCTATCTCTTCGATCCCTAAGAACCCCGTTGTTTCTCAATTACATTTAGGTGTCTATGATCAGGATGGTCATATTCAGGGCCAACTGGTCAGTAATACACAAAACTATAGTGGGACCGACCAAACCTTAAGTACAAATGGAACGTTGGATGCATCAGATTTGGAAGCCAGATCCATTTCCACTTTTTTCTGGGAAGATCAAAATGGCGCCCCCCATCATGGTATGGTTTATGCGAGTTCTTCCATTTCACCACCGACAGTCATCGACCCAGGTAACCCAAAGGATGTTAACGGCGACGGCATCATCAAACTTTGCCTTGCCCGGCAAGCGACTGATTGTGATTACCAACCTGCTGGAGGAAGCGGTTCCAATGTCATTATGCCAATCAACGGTTCCATTACCTATGCGGATCCCATTGATATACCGATCACATCTAGTAATTCTTATAGCTTGATTACCATAGCCAATCCTGATCCCAAAGACGGAGGAGGATGCCATATCATTAAGAGCACCACTGATTTCTTTAGTAATGCCACAGTGAATGGTGCCGTTCTGACCTGGAACCTGCAACCCGCCCATTTTGAACCCGCAAATGGTTGTCTGGTGAGAAATTCCAATGCAAATTATACCTTTAATGTCATGATTCAAAATAACAACTTGCCGGTTTATGTCTCGATCACGGATACGCCAGGCGTCTCTCCTGACCCGTATACAAAAATAATCGCTCCCATGCAGGTTTGGTATAGTTGCGTTGCTGAAGGAACCCAGATTACCCTTGCCGATGGAACGACAAAAAAGATCGAGAATGTGGTTGCCGATGATAAAATTTTTATAGATTCTGAAGGCCGTGTCATGACAGTCAAAACAACTGTCAAAGGTAAAGAAGAGAATATCTTCCGTCTGACCACTGCGTCTGGAAAAATCTTAAGAGTAACAGGCGGCCATGCAATTCCTACAGACAGTGGCGTGATACTGGCTAAAAACTTAATAACCGGAAACCAAGTTGAAAGCATAAAAGGATTCGAGGAACTCACCTCTATCCAAAAAGAGCCTTACAGCGGCAATGTTTATAATCTTATTTTGGGAACGGAAACTGACTTAATCAAAGCCACCCAATCAAATACCACATTTTATGCCAACGGTATTCGGATCGGTGATGCTCAAATGCAATTTACCTACGGCAACTCCCAAATAAATTACACGGCCCTCACCGAAGATGAGGTGTTGGAAAAGCTGCCCGAAGCATGGCATCCGGATTTTCACAGTGACAAACAGCATGAGTCAACTAATCTGATCAAAAATCCATAA
- a CDS encoding alpha/beta hydrolase family protein — protein MSSFIFKQTSISGKVKALAGVFLLYLSVVPQTSIAKQVISQKNINQLNPDNYLKCQAKFFNISKDGQFAYGLYKPSGTSQADLTIFSLADIQNPPETVTLKGFSKSNKAVKVSIKSDNIALSFENDIILIMRNKGISLYSLGQKKIVKHIKGLNTNGIISKNQKLIQKGWYVKSTPLSPDKSPFQPAPLKQFFNKAPYQYMNIKTGDAWLETKDDAMVNLYYVSSQGQIIARTIASKDSNGQILQFRDDKNEWKDFLSFTQNNYIFPYFPDSFDNETSGEFYYIQKDREADKDTKTETVTYAIVWTNSLTDVKQKILRTKKKLNHVQFSAGGEEVLWAELNNQGTYENIYFDHNWRQKYASLNPESTSRTRLLHFDKTGSKVVAETKDSDGGVRYAVYDISGEKPVEIRELCQQVTAKRPAAQQIKVIAQDGFQSHVIYFGPEKPEKGYILYIHGGPRSHSSPHYSATYAFLSDLGYGILSVNYRGSTGYGEEYIRASDHNYKGMVYDVLAAADWLINNRAQKPIYLLGASFGSLIAQSSIIAAPDRFSGFISISGLSDITNKDIYSTTIFTNKPVQQLKEIFTKDLPDISQLDETTKALLPPLNAREIKIPTLYIHGEKDRNAPIFHSEKMVRLLRENDQNTELYIIPNATHSLECHQCREMMMRKIQAFLP, from the coding sequence ATGAGTAGTTTTATTTTCAAACAAACTTCTATCTCCGGCAAAGTAAAAGCCCTCGCCGGGGTATTTTTACTATATCTCTCCGTTGTTCCTCAAACAAGCATAGCAAAACAGGTAATTTCACAAAAAAATATAAACCAACTTAATCCCGATAATTACCTAAAATGTCAGGCTAAGTTTTTCAATATCAGCAAAGACGGTCAGTTTGCCTATGGCTTATACAAACCATCCGGCACAAGTCAGGCCGATCTAACCATCTTTTCGCTAGCTGACATACAAAACCCCCCCGAAACTGTCACTTTAAAGGGGTTTTCAAAAAGCAACAAGGCCGTAAAAGTTAGTATTAAATCAGATAATATCGCACTTTCTTTTGAAAACGATATTATTCTAATAATGAGAAATAAAGGTATTTCGCTGTATTCCTTAGGACAGAAAAAAATCGTCAAACACATTAAGGGCCTCAATACAAATGGAATAATAAGTAAAAATCAAAAATTAATTCAAAAAGGTTGGTATGTTAAATCAACCCCATTATCACCTGACAAATCACCTTTCCAACCAGCGCCCTTGAAACAGTTTTTTAATAAAGCGCCTTATCAATATATGAATATTAAGACCGGAGATGCCTGGTTGGAGACCAAAGATGATGCAATGGTCAATTTATACTATGTATCTTCACAAGGTCAGATTATCGCTCGAACAATTGCTTCAAAGGACAGCAATGGTCAAATATTACAATTCCGTGATGACAAAAATGAATGGAAAGACTTCCTTAGTTTCACTCAAAATAACTATATTTTTCCTTACTTCCCCGACTCATTCGACAATGAAACGTCGGGAGAATTCTATTATATCCAGAAGGATCGTGAGGCTGATAAAGATACCAAGACAGAAACCGTCACTTACGCCATCGTTTGGACGAATAGTCTAACAGATGTTAAACAGAAAATACTACGCACAAAGAAAAAACTCAATCATGTCCAGTTTTCAGCAGGAGGAGAAGAGGTTTTATGGGCGGAACTGAATAATCAGGGCACATATGAAAATATATATTTTGATCATAATTGGCGGCAAAAATATGCAAGCCTAAACCCTGAATCTACAAGTCGAACGCGCCTCCTTCACTTCGATAAAACAGGCAGCAAGGTCGTCGCGGAAACAAAAGATTCAGATGGTGGCGTCCGCTATGCCGTCTACGACATTTCCGGCGAGAAACCGGTAGAAATTCGAGAGCTTTGCCAGCAAGTTACCGCCAAACGGCCTGCAGCTCAGCAAATTAAAGTCATCGCTCAAGATGGCTTCCAGTCCCATGTCATCTATTTTGGACCGGAAAAACCGGAAAAAGGTTATATCCTATATATTCATGGAGGGCCACGCTCCCATTCCTCTCCCCACTATTCAGCCACATATGCCTTTTTGAGCGATCTCGGTTATGGAATATTAAGCGTCAATTACAGGGGCTCGACAGGATACGGTGAGGAATATATCCGCGCCAGTGATCATAATTACAAGGGTATGGTTTATGATGTTCTTGCGGCAGCGGACTGGTTAATTAACAATCGGGCTCAAAAACCGATCTATCTCTTGGGCGCGAGCTTTGGATCCCTTATCGCACAATCCTCCATCATTGCCGCACCGGATAGATTTTCCGGGTTCATTTCGATATCAGGCCTGAGCGATATTACGAATAAAGACATCTATAGCACAACTATATTTACCAATAAACCGGTTCAACAGTTGAAGGAAATTTTCACAAAGGATCTACCAGATATTTCACAGCTGGATGAAACGACAAAGGCCCTGTTACCGCCTTTGAATGCAAGAGAAATAAAAATCCCCACACTTTATATCCATGGAGAAAAAGATCGTAATGCACCCATATTCCATTCCGAGAAAATGGTGAGACTATTGAGAGAAAACGACCAGAATACGGAACTTTATATCATTCCCAATGCAACACATAGCTTGGAGTGTCACCAATGCCGGGAAATGATGATGAGAAAAATTCAGGCCTTCTTACCATGA
- a CDS encoding RHS repeat-associated core domain-containing protein, with the protein MKSIFTGAFFVFFWSLNSISLTVLAASPPITPALSLPNYISSQPVGNLAANFSVNGNGSATLTVPIQVPPGTNGIAPNLSVSYDSHRGNGYLGMGWAVNGLSAITRCSANYRIDGYKANVTYSARDRFCIDGRRLIAVSGTYGTDGSVYHTESETWTIFTAHGTCGTGPCSFTATDKDGNTLSFGGTATTTGSRILAAGRTDGSVRTWAIDSFTDLNGNKTLAEYSSDTTTGEYYPTRIAYTENTTAGLSASRFVTFTYGARPDMVQRYLSGSKVSVTKLLTSITTSVMISSQVQNILTYSLSYSQSPTTKRSRLNQIEVCDGQNVCWPATSFDWTVDSQAFKPSSSKLPGPLYVVINDQQYVYGLLMDFNGDGIADYTQASEFIIGSGTSQDLSIYIGQSDGSFVKAAYSLPGPIYQVTATQVVQSGILIDVNGDGILDYSRALKNEDAQTEDFDVYLGSATGFTKNAAFKLPGQLFWQVNRQTYNSGILTDMNGDGLPDYSRATHILSSGAMLLDIYKGTPGGFQKISAQLPGAVYSISATGSLTTGMVRDINGDGIADYSAALVNQDAGTTDLKVYVGQSPDFTFTNQFNLPGQMFWLVNGKILESGLLTDVNGDGIPDYSRATTLVNGTTKILDLYFGTGSGFEKAPFDLPDSVYAIDAGLSDIQGLLTNWNGDETTRFSKATKWRDNTEELDIYLGSGSGFEQSSLKLPGALFWAQTAGTYSRAIYQDLNGDGLTDFADSVCQMTNGVPDQCALDIQLAEGPYTDLISSVTTGFNGTTTISYAPLTKQGVYQGGAPTAYPLRNQAGDTYVVESYANADGRGNSYTYNYNYAGARTDLIGSGWIGYETVTMTQVADGRSSEVTYNQTYPNYGQVAVSRVRDGQGNLLTESQFSYVDVASAAYQALGIHQLLRADETMTHYTNNTADYTLEKKYSYDGYGNILITQDLAGQSNPQDDVYHCSRFANDPASGRYGYWLQTKTARTLAACQAFVSASDPAAITWNASTDLRWSKRSYDNLMNLASTSDYDSSNSLFLGMTFTHDAVGNVATSTDQSGAVRTYAYDATYQTYQTSITSPALTSPATGASYNLVTLTSHEPGFGTLIGTTDPNGNVTTQEIDGFGRVVAVYGPDPTGTSVQMVAMTWQASGGSFYLYSQQRPAWDSSSTADWYWRKDYQDGMGRPYRSTKNGLKAGVATDVIGVDLVYDAEGRLWKSAAPYYDGDPAPYTETQYDVYNRPVKTIHPDTRVDAIAYAQGGLNITKVENAGQADARTSVKSLDTRGLVIQTVEPNGRTVNYIYNPIKELLSGEILQEARSTVYTYDSLGRILTQTQTDTGTKTKTYDTNGQLASITNASGSKITYASYDPMGRLLQRIMTNDGGGAVTINLSYDATTRHNGLGHLTGIEEQNTSIGAYSYAYDYDAFGGTIGGSLTMGADVYSYASTYDPLGRVVSATYPNGAVLTKSYLADSNLGKVSLQETGAGSATDYGIYQNYTALGQHQSGEYGPLNLAFSKSYFPVGPSYASLKNYQVQKSGTSTMNKTYQWDAFSDLKQIQDTVVPADTATYGYEDQTANKGMGYLTSAATAAGNLSYEYDSLGNVEKNDAITYSYTAGSDQIASGSDGSSYTYDLNGNMITKTLGGKTTTYSYDVNGQILKIDDGGGVPAQMVYNHAEQRLYSQNLGSPVKTWRVTPYYEVTQLANGSYQNTLYVPGPDGLIATLTSVGKDNSFTAQPSPPAAPGNLKITSGGIIKTLGVSLGALLMLVAAFTIQARGAWIGQMASWRLPRLQNYPAVVVLAVMLFQLSAPAAQAAMIPGANGAGVPVTGTFFYVHDHLGSVVKVLDDSGSETASITYNAYGEINQASSSGTDDFRAKFIDSELDATAGLYHMGARSYSPGMTRFISPDPQSQFASPYLYAGNNPVSASDPNGEFAFLTAMIIGAIVGAYFGAAAVNHDMNPLHWDWKSGKTYAGLLGGAVIGSVGAAAGGLAVEAGAAIGASGGLLAEAAGVAIGIAGQALVGAGENAAYTAMGGGSAQEILESAGKGAFFGAAFEAGGMALSGVGSRVARGSGEAVEEAGAGAAARTEKNAASEEAESSSSASCSIRQSFVAGTAILMADGSSRAIEDIREGDLVAGFDSAFQKMSGHAVASIFSRTTGDLVRVAFEDGTETLTTRNHPFWVTSKGWIFAGRLVATDEVAGVKGASGIVKAVTAPSGQPEKVYNFEVADVHNYYATTARILVHNGKYCHAEFDKTTGFVTEVWDESELRTKFSTTAEYQAAKRDIRFKARRANWAIKNKMAKPWTRVNKPVKTASKQWMVWKWKQKYPGVTPPASIRLGLAKIRPHFYKQDVDEYLTRIQGGLTIREGAAWNQGPLNSWVNSTSGSAMGGLSRSMKPVRIEGFRVKFI; encoded by the coding sequence ATGAAGTCCATCTTTACAGGTGCTTTTTTTGTATTTTTTTGGAGCCTAAACAGTATTTCACTCACGGTTCTTGCCGCGTCCCCCCCCATCACCCCTGCGCTGTCTCTTCCCAACTATATATCCTCCCAACCTGTCGGTAATCTGGCGGCAAATTTCTCGGTAAATGGAAACGGGTCCGCGACCCTCACGGTGCCCATTCAGGTGCCGCCGGGCACGAATGGTATTGCTCCCAATCTTTCGGTAAGCTATGACAGCCACCGCGGCAACGGCTACCTCGGCATGGGCTGGGCCGTTAACGGCCTGTCGGCGATCACCCGCTGCAGCGCCAATTACCGGATTGACGGCTATAAAGCCAATGTCACCTATAGCGCCCGCGATCGTTTTTGCATTGATGGCCGGCGGCTGATCGCAGTCAGTGGCACCTACGGCACAGACGGCTCCGTCTATCATACCGAAAGTGAGACCTGGACGATTTTCACCGCCCACGGCACCTGTGGCACAGGCCCCTGCAGTTTTACTGCGACGGATAAGGACGGCAACACGTTGAGTTTTGGCGGGACCGCCACCACCACGGGCTCTCGCATTCTGGCGGCGGGGCGCACAGACGGCAGCGTGCGCACCTGGGCCATTGACAGTTTTACTGATCTGAATGGCAATAAAACCCTGGCTGAATATTCAAGCGATACGACGACCGGCGAATATTATCCGACCCGTATTGCCTATACCGAAAATACGACGGCGGGCTTGTCGGCCAGTCGCTTTGTCACTTTCACCTATGGCGCACGGCCGGATATGGTGCAACGTTATCTCAGTGGTTCTAAAGTATCCGTGACCAAGCTTCTGACCTCAATCACCACTTCGGTTATGATTTCTTCTCAGGTGCAAAATATCCTGACCTACAGCCTGTCCTACAGCCAGAGCCCAACCACCAAGCGCAGTCGTCTGAATCAGATCGAGGTCTGCGACGGCCAGAATGTTTGCTGGCCCGCGACCAGCTTTGACTGGACCGTGGACAGTCAGGCTTTCAAGCCCAGCAGCAGCAAACTGCCGGGGCCGCTTTATGTGGTGATCAATGATCAGCAATATGTCTATGGCCTGCTGATGGATTTCAACGGCGATGGCATTGCCGATTACACCCAGGCGTCCGAATTCATCATCGGCAGCGGCACATCGCAGGACCTCTCCATCTATATCGGCCAGTCGGATGGTAGTTTTGTCAAGGCGGCCTACAGTCTGCCCGGCCCCATCTATCAGGTGACCGCAACCCAGGTCGTGCAAAGCGGCATCCTCATTGACGTCAATGGCGATGGCATTCTCGACTATTCCCGGGCCCTGAAAAACGAAGACGCCCAGACGGAGGATTTTGATGTCTATCTCGGGTCAGCCACCGGCTTCACCAAAAATGCCGCCTTCAAGTTGCCGGGGCAACTCTTCTGGCAGGTCAACCGCCAAACCTATAACAGCGGTATTCTCACCGATATGAACGGCGACGGTTTGCCGGATTATTCCCGCGCCACCCATATTCTCTCGAGCGGCGCGATGTTGCTTGATATCTATAAGGGCACCCCCGGCGGCTTCCAGAAAATCTCTGCCCAACTTCCCGGGGCGGTCTATTCCATTTCCGCCACAGGCTCCCTGACCACCGGCATGGTGCGCGATATCAATGGCGACGGCATTGCCGATTATTCCGCGGCTCTGGTCAATCAGGACGCCGGCACCACAGACCTTAAAGTCTATGTCGGCCAGTCGCCGGATTTCACCTTCACCAATCAGTTTAACCTGCCGGGACAGATGTTTTGGCTGGTCAACGGAAAGATCCTCGAAAGTGGTCTGCTGACCGATGTCAATGGGGACGGGATTCCCGACTATTCCCGCGCCACAACGCTGGTTAATGGCACCACGAAAATTCTCGATCTTTATTTCGGGACCGGCAGCGGGTTTGAAAAGGCCCCCTTCGATCTGCCTGATTCCGTCTACGCCATTGACGCGGGCCTGTCCGATATACAGGGTCTTCTGACCAATTGGAACGGCGACGAAACCACCCGCTTTTCCAAGGCGACAAAATGGCGCGACAATACAGAAGAGCTGGATATCTATCTTGGTTCCGGCAGCGGGTTTGAACAGTCGAGCCTTAAATTGCCCGGCGCCCTGTTCTGGGCGCAAACCGCAGGCACCTATTCGCGCGCGATCTATCAGGATCTCAACGGCGACGGCCTGACCGACTTTGCCGACAGCGTCTGCCAGATGACAAATGGTGTGCCCGATCAATGCGCCCTCGATATTCAATTGGCCGAGGGACCCTATACCGATTTGATTTCAAGCGTGACGACGGGCTTCAACGGAACAACCACCATCTCCTACGCGCCCCTAACCAAGCAGGGTGTCTATCAGGGCGGCGCGCCGACAGCCTATCCCTTGAGAAATCAGGCCGGGGATACCTATGTGGTCGAAAGCTATGCCAACGCGGATGGTCGTGGCAACAGTTATACCTATAACTACAATTATGCGGGGGCCAGGACCGATCTTATCGGGTCCGGCTGGATTGGCTATGAAACTGTAACCATGACACAGGTGGCGGATGGGCGGTCATCTGAAGTCACCTACAACCAAACCTATCCCAACTATGGCCAGGTGGCGGTGAGCCGGGTGCGGGACGGGCAAGGGAATTTGCTGACGGAAAGCCAGTTTTCCTATGTGGATGTTGCCTCGGCGGCCTATCAGGCGCTGGGCATTCATCAATTGTTGCGCGCTGATGAAACCATGACCCACTATACTAATAATACCGCCGATTATACGCTTGAGAAAAAATACAGTTACGATGGTTACGGCAATATTCTCATCACGCAGGATCTGGCGGGGCAAAGCAACCCTCAGGACGATGTCTATCATTGCTCCCGCTTTGCCAATGACCCCGCGAGCGGGCGTTACGGCTATTGGCTGCAGACCAAGACCGCCCGCACATTGGCCGCCTGTCAGGCCTTTGTCAGCGCCAGCGATCCTGCCGCTATCACCTGGAATGCGTCCACCGATCTGCGCTGGTCAAAGCGTAGCTATGACAACCTGATGAACCTCGCCTCGACATCGGATTATGACAGTTCCAACAGCCTGTTTCTCGGTATGACCTTCACCCATGACGCGGTCGGGAATGTGGCAACCTCCACCGACCAGAGCGGGGCTGTGCGGACCTATGCCTATGATGCGACCTACCAGACCTATCAAACGTCGATAACTTCCCCGGCGCTGACCAGCCCGGCGACGGGCGCCAGTTATAATCTGGTGACCCTGACCAGCCACGAGCCGGGCTTCGGCACGCTGATCGGCACCACGGACCCCAATGGAAATGTCACCACGCAGGAAATCGACGGTTTTGGCCGGGTGGTGGCGGTATATGGTCCCGACCCGACGGGAACCTCCGTTCAGATGGTTGCCATGACCTGGCAGGCGTCAGGCGGCAGTTTTTATCTCTACTCTCAACAACGCCCGGCCTGGGACAGCAGCTCGACCGCGGATTGGTATTGGCGCAAGGATTACCAGGACGGCATGGGCCGCCCTTATCGTTCCACCAAGAACGGCCTGAAAGCGGGCGTGGCGACGGACGTGATTGGCGTCGATCTTGTTTATGACGCTGAAGGCAGGCTATGGAAATCCGCCGCCCCCTATTATGACGGCGATCCGGCCCCTTACACGGAAACACAATATGACGTCTATAACCGGCCCGTAAAGACCATTCATCCTGATACCCGAGTGGACGCCATCGCCTACGCTCAAGGGGGATTAAATATCACCAAGGTGGAAAATGCCGGGCAGGCCGATGCGCGGACCTCGGTCAAGAGCCTTGATACCCGGGGCCTGGTAATCCAGACGGTGGAGCCCAACGGGCGGACGGTCAATTATATCTATAATCCGATCAAGGAACTCCTGTCGGGTGAAATTCTGCAGGAGGCGAGATCAACGGTCTATACTTATGATTCATTGGGGCGGATTCTGACTCAGACACAAACCGACACCGGTACAAAAACCAAAACCTACGACACGAATGGTCAGCTGGCGTCCATCACCAATGCGTCCGGCAGCAAGATCACCTACGCCAGCTATGACCCCATGGGGCGCCTGCTGCAGCGGATCATGACAAATGACGGCGGCGGGGCCGTTACCATTAACCTCAGCTATGACGCCACGACCCGCCACAACGGGCTTGGCCATCTGACCGGCATAGAGGAGCAAAATACCAGCATAGGCGCCTATAGCTATGCTTATGACTATGACGCTTTCGGCGGAACCATTGGGGGCAGTCTGACTATGGGGGCTGATGTCTATTCCTACGCCTCCACCTACGATCCACTGGGCCGGGTGGTTAGCGCCACCTATCCCAACGGTGCGGTTCTGACGAAAAGTTATCTTGCAGACAGCAATCTGGGCAAGGTTTCCCTGCAAGAAACCGGCGCGGGCAGCGCGACAGATTATGGCATCTACCAGAATTATACGGCGCTTGGCCAGCATCAGAGCGGCGAGTATGGCCCGCTCAATCTTGCCTTCAGCAAAAGCTATTTCCCCGTCGGCCCTTCTTACGCCAGCCTGAAAAACTATCAGGTGCAAAAGAGCGGTACTTCGACAATGAATAAAACTTATCAGTGGGATGCCTTCTCCGATCTGAAGCAAATTCAGGATACGGTGGTGCCGGCGGACACCGCGACCTATGGCTATGAAGACCAGACAGCCAACAAGGGCATGGGATATCTCACCAGCGCCGCCACGGCGGCGGGTAATCTGTCCTATGAATATGACAGTCTGGGCAATGTCGAGAAGAATGACGCCATCACCTATAGCTACACGGCGGGCAGTGACCAGATCGCCAGTGGTTCGGACGGCAGCAGCTATACCTATGACCTGAACGGTAATATGATCACCAAAACGCTGGGCGGCAAGACAACCACCTATAGCTATGACGTTAATGGCCAGATTCTGAAAATCGATGATGGCGGCGGCGTACCGGCGCAGATGGTCTATAACCACGCGGAACAGCGCCTATATTCACAAAATCTGGGCAGCCCCGTCAAGACCTGGCGCGTCACACCCTATTATGAGGTGACGCAACTGGCCAATGGCAGCTACCAGAACACCCTCTATGTGCCGGGACCGGACGGGCTGATCGCCACCCTGACCTCAGTGGGTAAGGATAACAGCTTTACGGCGCAGCCCAGCCCACCGGCAGCGCCGGGTAACCTGAAGATCACATCAGGGGGAATCATCAAGACGCTCGGCGTCTCTCTCGGCGCGTTGTTGATGTTGGTCGCCGCCTTCACGATTCAGGCCAGAGGCGCATGGATCGGGCAGATGGCGAGCTGGCGTCTGCCGCGCCTGCAAAATTATCCGGCGGTGGTGGTGCTGGCGGTGATGTTGTTTCAACTGTCCGCCCCGGCGGCGCAGGCCGCGATGATCCCTGGCGCCAACGGGGCCGGTGTGCCGGTGACGGGAACTTTCTTCTATGTTCATGATCATCTGGGCAGTGTGGTTAAGGTGTTGGACGACAGCGGCAGTGAGACCGCTTCGATCACCTATAACGCTTACGGTGAAATTAATCAGGCGAGCAGCTCTGGTACGGATGACTTCCGCGCCAAATTTATTGACAGCGAGCTGGATGCGACGGCGGGTCTTTACCATATGGGGGCGCGGTCCTATTCCCCCGGCATGACCCGTTTCATTTCGCCGGATCCGCAAAGTCAGTTCGCCAGCCCCTATCTCTATGCGGGCAATAACCCGGTTTCCGCCTCGGACCCTAACGGAGAATTCGCTTTCCTCACCGCCATGATTATTGGCGCGATCGTCGGGGCCTATTTCGGCGCGGCGGCGGTTAATCATGATATGAATCCACTGCATTGGGACTGGAAGTCCGGCAAGACCTATGCCGGCCTGCTGGGTGGGGCGGTGATCGGCTCGGTCGGTGCGGCGGCGGGTGGTCTTGCTGTTGAAGCAGGCGCCGCCATCGGCGCCAGTGGCGGCCTACTGGCCGAAGCGGCGGGGGTCGCCATCGGCATCGCCGGACAGGCTTTGGTCGGGGCCGGTGAAAATGCCGCTTATACCGCCATGGGCGGGGGCAGCGCACAGGAAATTCTGGAATCCGCGGGTAAGGGCGCCTTCTTCGGCGCCGCGTTCGAGGCGGGCGGTATGGCCCTGAGCGGGGTTGGTTCCCGTGTCGCGCGCGGCTCCGGCGAAGCGGTGGAAGAGGCCGGGGCAGGGGCGGCGGCGCGAACCGAAAAGAACGCCGCATCGGAGGAAGCTGAATCTTCCTCAAGCGCGTCCTGCAGTATCCGGCAAAGCTTTGTTGCCGGTACCGCCATTCTGATGGCCGATGGTAGTAGCAGAGCCATTGAGGATATCCGCGAGGGCGATCTGGTGGCGGGCTTCGATTCTGCTTTCCAGAAAATGTCGGGCCATGCGGTGGCGTCAATCTTCTCCCGCACCACAGGAGATCTGGTGCGGGTCGCCTTTGAAGATGGCACGGAAACCCTGACCACCCGCAACCACCCCTTCTGGGTGACCTCCAAAGGCTGGATATTCGCCGGACGGCTGGTCGCCACGGATGAAGTCGCGGGCGTCAAAGGCGCCAGCGGTATTGTCAAGGCCGTCACGGCGCCATCCGGTCAACCTGAAAAGGTCTATAACTTCGAGGTGGCGGACGTCCATAATTACTATGCCACCACTGCCCGGATATTGGTGCATAACGGCAAATATTGCCATGCGGAGTTTGATAAAACCACGGGGTTTGTAACGGAAGTCTGGGACGAGAGCGAACTCAGAACAAAATTCAGCACAACGGCGGAATACCAGGCCGCCAAGCGCGATATTCGCTTTAAAGCCCGCCGGGCGAACTGGGCCATCAAAAATAAGATGGCTAAACCCTGGACGCGGGTCAACAAGCCCGTAAAAACGGCCAGTAAACAGTGGATGGTGTGGAAATGGAAACAAAAATATCCTGGCGTCACGCCACCGGCATCCATTCGACTGGGGCTCGCCAAAATTCGACCGCATTTTTACAAGCAGGATGTGGATGAATATTTGACTCGTATTCAGGGAGGCCTCACAATTCGCGAAGGGGCGGCCTGGAATCAGGGGCCGTTGAACAGCTGGGTCAATTCCACCTCGGGTTCCGCCATGGGGGGGCTGTCAAGGAGCATGAAACCGGTGAGAATTGAAGGCTTTAGAGTGAAGTTTATATGA